Within Actinoplanes sp. L3-i22, the genomic segment TCCGGGCGCGGTCTTCGCCAGGCACTTCATCGCGAGTTGCACGTCGTTGTCCGGCCCGCTCACCGCCTGATCGACGGGGGCGGGCTGCGGGGTGGGCACCGCGTCGATGTCGGACCAGGTGGACGGCAGGCTCGCCGAGCAGCCGGCCGGGGCGAACTCGAGCAGCGCGTCACCGGTGACCGGACCGACGGCGCCGTCGGCGGGCAGACCCGAGGAGGCCTGGAACGCCTTGACGGCGTCGTAGGTCTGCTGTCCGAACCGGCCATCGGCCGGCACGCCCAGCGTCTGCTGAATGCAGGTGACCCCTGCGGTGTTCGGCGATGGCTGCGGGCCGATCACGTCCACACCGGTCTCCGCGTACGCCGCGGTCGAACCGGTGAGTGTCAGCAAGCCGGCGGCGAAGCCGGTCACCACGATCTTCTTGAGCATGTCGCTCCCCTCTCGTGGACCCCTACGGCCGGTTTGCCTCGTTCGGGGTCTTGGGAATTACCGTCCATGCGGCAAGAATTTGCCGTCTAGCGGCAGGCGTGGACAGAAAATTTCTCGCA encodes:
- a CDS encoding peptidoglycan-binding protein, producing the protein MLKKIVVTGFAAGLLTLTGSTAAYAETGVDVIGPQPSPNTAGVTCIQQTLGVPADGRFGQQTYDAVKAFQASSGLPADGAVGPVTGDALLEFAPAGCSASLPSTWSDIDAVPTPQPAPVDQAVSGPDNDVQLAMKCLAKTAPGSIFKFIRKAGAGTFPETEDLVKVNPWLDGAKIMKCVLWDNPQPAG